In one Bartonella grahamii subsp. shimonis genomic region, the following are encoded:
- a CDS encoding replicative DNA helicase, which yields MRTLNMLKTEKPRDNFASSFRQLPHNIEAEQALLGAILINNNALDRVSDFLKAEHFFETLHQKIFEIVLQIIQKGHLANPITIKPYIQMEGKVGDITVYQYVVRLATEAVTIINAEDYGRVIYDLFIRRSLINLGNEVANTAFDAPVEFTPSQQIETIENQLFELAEKGKYGGGFENFDTAIAKALNMASAAKKRSSQLSGIATHIKTLDEKMGGLQPSDLIILAGRPGMGKTSLATNIAFNIANACKRDNSQENEGGIVGFFSLEMSSEQLATRIISEQIKVSSSDMRRGNISEEQFTNIIYAMRSLQTIPLYIDQAGGVSLAQLSARARRLKRQHGLDVLIIDYIQLMTSGSKHSLENRVQEITAITTGLKALAKELNIPIIALSQLSRQVENRTDKRPQLSDLRESGSIEQDADIVLFIYREEYYLKNEEPKEGTAEYHKWQEAMEQAKGKAEVIIAKQRHGPTGIVPLAFQSDFTRFSDLEK from the coding sequence ATGAGAACATTGAACATGCTAAAAACAGAGAAACCAAGAGATAACTTTGCTTCTTCTTTTCGTCAACTTCCCCATAATATTGAAGCTGAACAGGCATTACTTGGAGCAATCCTGATTAATAATAATGCACTCGATCGCGTTTCAGACTTTCTCAAAGCAGAACATTTTTTTGAAACGCTCCATCAAAAGATTTTTGAGATTGTCTTACAAATTATTCAAAAGGGTCATCTTGCAAACCCCATTACAATCAAGCCCTATATCCAAATGGAAGGAAAAGTTGGAGATATTACTGTATACCAATATGTTGTTCGCTTAGCCACAGAGGCAGTCACTATTATTAACGCTGAAGATTATGGACGCGTCATTTATGATCTTTTTATCCGCCGGTCTTTGATTAATCTTGGCAATGAAGTTGCCAATACAGCTTTTGATGCGCCTGTCGAATTTACACCTTCCCAACAAATTGAAACGATTGAAAATCAGTTATTTGAATTGGCAGAAAAAGGCAAATATGGGGGTGGGTTTGAAAACTTTGATACAGCCATTGCAAAAGCACTTAACATGGCAAGCGCTGCAAAAAAGCGTTCCTCACAGCTCTCTGGGATCGCTACCCATATCAAAACCCTGGATGAGAAAATGGGGGGGCTACAGCCATCTGATTTGATTATCCTAGCGGGGCGCCCTGGGATGGGGAAAACCTCCCTGGCGACCAATATTGCTTTTAATATTGCCAATGCTTGTAAGCGTGATAACAGCCAAGAAAATGAAGGGGGGATAGTAGGATTCTTCTCACTTGAAATGTCATCTGAACAGCTTGCAACCCGTATTATCTCAGAACAAATAAAGGTTTCTTCTTCTGATATGCGTCGTGGTAATATCTCAGAAGAGCAATTTACCAACATCATTTACGCAATGCGTTCCTTACAAACAATCCCTCTTTATATTGATCAAGCGGGTGGTGTATCCCTTGCACAATTGTCCGCCCGTGCAAGGCGTCTTAAACGACAACATGGTCTAGATGTCTTGATTATTGATTATATCCAACTCATGACAAGCGGTTCAAAGCATTCATTAGAAAATCGCGTTCAAGAAATTACAGCCATTACCACCGGATTAAAAGCACTTGCAAAAGAACTCAATATTCCCATCATTGCCCTGTCACAACTTTCGCGTCAAGTTGAAAACCGAACCGATAAACGTCCACAACTCTCCGATTTACGTGAATCTGGTTCAATCGAGCAAGATGCCGACATTGTTTTGTTCATTTATCGTGAAGAATATTATCTCAAAAATGAAGAACCCAAAGAAGGCACTGCTGAATATCACAAATGGCAAGAGGCAATGGAGCAAGCCAAGGGTAAAGCTGAGGTTATTATAGCAAAACAACGCCACGGTCCGACAGGAATCGTCCCCCTTGCATTTCAATCCGATTTTACACGCTTTAGTGATTTGGAAAAATAG
- a CDS encoding tail protein X → MKIPAKRVVVELEDMSLDLICFHHAMVVLGDRRQAGLLKGYLEATLEANPEIAKYGVLLPRGLKVFLPEFVLSNPQSTVTRLWD, encoded by the coding sequence ATGAAGATACCAGCAAAGCGTGTTGTTGTAGAGCTAGAGGACATGAGTCTCGATCTCATCTGCTTTCACCATGCTATGGTTGTGTTAGGGGACCGGAGGCAGGCTGGTTTACTCAAAGGCTATTTAGAAGCCACATTGGAAGCCAATCCAGAGATTGCCAAATATGGTGTTCTTTTACCGCGAGGCTTAAAAGTCTTTTTACCTGAATTTGTGTTGTCTAATCCCCAAAGCACGGTGACACGGCTATGGGATTAA
- a CDS encoding phage tail tape measure protein: MDVSLVVRFVNHLQEGIASAKRDLAAFSLDIAHFQNKTRQHFKNWFDPEHLKESTEKAQNAYIHARGRMVGAIAQTATLIAPLYKAMQFDQSMKGLEKVLDAPLDRLKELRRFALETSTKIPLAAREVLELMTSASQAGIGEQDLEAFSVYAAKAAVAFDMTGDQIGERFAKLRNVFKLNQAGIEDLGDAINHLSNHMAAKASEVSDFTNRATGAATMFKLTARETAAFGTAMISAGIVPESAARGFNAMSARIQAGGKHIEEAFTNIGLSRQKFMEDLDKDATGTLVRFFNVLGKSEQGMRSLIAIAGRDFTGDFAKLVGNPELLGQALDYVEDPQVFKGSVEQEADKQATGAMRQFELLQNRIVALGITIGEVLLPHVNSLMESVGGFLNVLMAWANEHPVLTGVIIKTIAALMAFNIALRVVRFTFAGTRLGILQLIASFIKLGSLSRMLKASWRGLLASGRSLGLLTAGLGASSLRLLRPMTLLVGALRGIAVSGTVFASTFGWVGTVIEVVGAAIASVAGAIFTPIGAAVAAVVAVIMAAGFVLWKYWDRFSSFVKGFARGIAHAFGRAFEAVMRFFGADTTTITKWKNIIAAAFDFSQTWQKFKQGLGVVVQSFEGLWEGVKQSLSNFWGWLGSFFVREKLSEGAKASMEQAGEDLASWIVDGFMGTISQLTDFCKSLPSRIKGWFGSINLREFLPSFLGGTTAIQPIAQFAGAGYASSPFTEAKGKERSPTTHTQNVTVHVNGARDPVATDQTVAHAIQRARANALHGGTE, encoded by the coding sequence ATGGATGTTTCCCTTGTTGTGCGTTTTGTGAATCATCTGCAAGAGGGGATAGCTTCTGCCAAGCGCGATCTTGCAGCCTTTAGCCTCGATATTGCGCATTTCCAAAACAAGACAAGGCAGCACTTTAAAAATTGGTTTGACCCTGAGCACTTGAAAGAATCCACAGAAAAAGCGCAAAATGCTTATATTCATGCCCGTGGACGCATGGTGGGTGCCATTGCGCAAACAGCAACCTTAATAGCGCCGCTCTATAAAGCCATGCAATTTGATCAATCAATGAAAGGCTTGGAAAAGGTTCTGGATGCCCCCCTTGATCGCTTAAAGGAATTGCGCCGCTTTGCTTTGGAAACCTCCACCAAGATTCCGCTAGCGGCGCGTGAAGTCTTGGAATTGATGACTAGTGCCAGCCAAGCAGGGATTGGTGAACAAGATCTCGAGGCTTTTAGTGTTTATGCTGCCAAAGCAGCTGTCGCCTTTGATATGACGGGGGACCAGATTGGGGAGCGTTTTGCCAAATTGCGCAATGTCTTTAAGCTTAATCAGGCAGGGATTGAAGATTTAGGTGATGCCATCAATCATCTCTCTAACCACATGGCGGCAAAAGCCAGTGAAGTTTCTGACTTTACCAATCGCGCCACCGGTGCTGCCACCATGTTTAAACTGACAGCCCGTGAAACGGCAGCTTTTGGTACGGCGATGATTTCCGCTGGGATTGTTCCTGAGAGTGCCGCGCGTGGTTTTAATGCGATGAGTGCGCGCATACAGGCAGGGGGTAAACATATTGAAGAGGCTTTTACCAATATTGGTCTCTCTCGCCAAAAATTTATGGAAGATTTGGATAAAGATGCCACCGGCACCTTGGTGCGCTTTTTTAATGTGTTGGGTAAATCCGAACAGGGGATGCGTTCGCTGATTGCCATTGCTGGACGAGATTTTACCGGTGATTTTGCCAAATTGGTGGGTAACCCCGAACTGTTAGGGCAAGCTTTAGATTATGTTGAAGACCCACAAGTCTTTAAAGGCTCTGTAGAGCAAGAGGCAGACAAACAAGCAACCGGCGCCATGCGGCAGTTTGAACTTTTGCAAAACCGTATCGTGGCTTTGGGGATTACCATTGGTGAGGTGTTGTTGCCCCATGTGAATAGTTTAATGGAAAGTGTTGGTGGTTTTTTAAACGTGCTGATGGCATGGGCAAATGAACACCCTGTTTTAACCGGTGTGATCATCAAAACCATTGCCGCCCTGATGGCTTTTAACATCGCTTTGCGGGTTGTACGTTTTACTTTTGCCGGAACCCGCCTTGGGATCCTGCAATTGATTGCCTCTTTTATCAAGCTTGGGTCTCTTAGCCGCATGCTGAAGGCAAGTTGGCGAGGGCTATTGGCTTCAGGACGCTCTCTGGGCTTGCTTACCGCGGGTCTTGGGGCAAGTTCACTTCGACTCTTACGCCCCATGACCTTGTTGGTGGGCGCTTTGCGGGGGATTGCTGTCTCAGGGACGGTATTTGCTAGCACCTTTGGTTGGGTAGGAACAGTGATCGAAGTGGTTGGAGCTGCTATTGCCTCTGTTGCGGGGGCTATTTTTACCCCAATAGGAGCTGCGGTTGCTGCTGTTGTGGCGGTGATCATGGCTGCTGGTTTTGTTTTGTGGAAATATTGGGATCGTTTCTCTTCTTTTGTTAAAGGCTTTGCACGGGGGATAGCACATGCTTTTGGTCGTGCTTTTGAGGCTGTCATGCGCTTTTTTGGTGCTGATACCACCACCATCACCAAATGGAAAAATATCATTGCTGCTGCTTTTGATTTCTCTCAAACTTGGCAAAAGTTTAAACAAGGGCTTGGCGTTGTTGTTCAAAGCTTTGAAGGTTTGTGGGAGGGCGTTAAGCAAAGCCTTTCCAACTTTTGGGGCTGGTTGGGAAGCTTTTTTGTCCGGGAAAAGCTCTCGGAGGGTGCCAAGGCAAGTATGGAACAAGCAGGGGAAGATTTAGCGAGTTGGATTGTCGATGGTTTTATGGGCACCATCTCACAATTGACAGATTTTTGTAAATCTTTGCCAAGCCGCATTAAGGGGTGGTTTGGGTCCATTAATTTAAGAGAGTTTTTGCCAAGTTTTTTAGGAGGCACAACAGCCATTCAACCGATTGCACAATTTGCGGGGGCGGGGTATGCAAGTTCCCCTTTCACAGAAGCAAAAGGCAAAGAGCGCTCCCCCACCACGCACACTCAAAATGTCACAGTGCATGTCAATGGCGCCCGTGATCCTGTTGCCACTGATCAAACGGTTGCCCACGCCATTCAACGGGCACGCGCCAATGCCCTGCATGGGGGAACAGAATGA
- a CDS encoding phage major tail tube protein yields the protein MTLRIVRGFTLIVDDDVNLHLDLETLKLPTLEEITETYQPGGSDMQIDVAGLGVKALSLQMKIRSHTPEIIGIFGGPPGLRHKFTGKKHVISEEDGREHEHSIDVTGRLVKVDSEGLTAGKATGYDCEIKNVWDYTEFWDGSVLHRFSFKRGGWLVRNGQDIGGRRRSILNL from the coding sequence ATGACGTTAAGAATTGTACGCGGTTTTACCCTGATTGTTGATGATGATGTCAATCTTCACCTTGATCTTGAGACATTGAAACTGCCCACGTTGGAGGAAATCACAGAAACCTATCAACCAGGCGGTTCTGATATGCAAATTGATGTTGCTGGTCTTGGTGTGAAAGCTTTGAGTTTACAAATGAAAATCCGCAGCCACACCCCCGAAATTATCGGCATCTTTGGTGGCCCCCCTGGTCTTCGTCATAAATTCACTGGCAAAAAACATGTGATCTCTGAAGAAGACGGGCGCGAGCATGAACATTCCATTGATGTTACAGGGCGTTTGGTCAAAGTGGATAGTGAAGGCTTAACGGCTGGAAAAGCCACGGGCTATGATTGCGAGATCAAAAATGTTTGGGACTATACGGAATTTTGGGATGGTTCTGTTTTGCATCGCTTTTCCTTTAAACGGGGCGGCTGGCTGGTGCGCAATGGACAAGATATCGGCGGGCGGCGCCGCTCTATTCTCAATTTATAA
- a CDS encoding phage tail sheath C-terminal domain-containing protein produces the protein MAIEFNHGIRIVEAGEDSRPLATFDQTAIGAVVTAPDADNQVFPLNEPVLLFTHEVEKIQKLGVRGTALDVINAVRAQGIEAQIILVRVEEKSTIAETQTEMVGSNTALTGVHALSHARGHLGVEPGILLAPAYSAGRLDNGKNPVADALEQVAEKLQAIAVFDTGGKNTEESLAYRADFSSRFCYLIDPFVRVANGDGGVSIKPASPFAAAMFIKRDKQRGGVFWSPSNQDVHGILGTARPISYFDGEIDHEANRLNQADIATFIPARLSQNAHLNNSVGQMAANGRILWGNHTTSSDPLWRFVNVVRTRAALEKTIINNLRPWANDENLTGQHVIAITRSLTQFLDDLIARGALLGGRVWFDRDLNSNSNLQLGKLRVEFDAEEVPPLEDLSFGSRRNGAYFDRLAQDIQKKMTYQFGDTLETYRKAARSDV, from the coding sequence ATGGCAATAGAATTTAATCATGGTATTCGCATTGTAGAGGCTGGTGAGGATTCCCGTCCTTTAGCAACATTTGATCAAACCGCCATTGGGGCGGTTGTTACAGCCCCTGATGCTGACAACCAAGTTTTTCCCCTCAACGAGCCTGTTCTTCTCTTTACGCATGAGGTGGAGAAAATCCAAAAGCTTGGGGTAAGAGGCACGGCTCTTGATGTTATCAATGCTGTGCGCGCGCAGGGGATTGAAGCACAAATTATCCTTGTGCGGGTGGAAGAAAAATCAACCATTGCTGAGACACAAACTGAGATGGTGGGGTCCAATACGGCTTTGACTGGTGTGCATGCCTTATCGCATGCTAGAGGGCATTTAGGGGTGGAACCTGGGATTTTGTTAGCACCAGCTTATAGTGCAGGGCGCCTTGATAATGGTAAAAACCCCGTGGCGGATGCCTTGGAACAAGTGGCAGAAAAGCTACAAGCCATTGCGGTGTTTGATACGGGTGGTAAAAACACGGAAGAAAGCCTTGCCTATCGTGCAGATTTTTCCTCACGCTTTTGTTATTTGATTGACCCTTTTGTACGGGTGGCAAATGGTGATGGGGGTGTTAGTATTAAACCAGCAAGTCCTTTTGCAGCCGCCATGTTTATCAAACGTGATAAGCAAAGGGGCGGTGTTTTTTGGTCTCCCTCCAACCAAGATGTGCATGGCATTTTAGGCACAGCGCGTCCCATTAGCTATTTTGATGGCGAAATCGATCATGAGGCAAATCGCCTCAATCAAGCTGATATTGCCACCTTTATTCCCGCCCGCCTTAGCCAAAATGCGCATTTAAATAATTCTGTGGGGCAAATGGCTGCCAATGGACGCATTTTATGGGGCAATCACACCACCTCGAGTGATCCACTCTGGCGTTTTGTCAATGTGGTGCGCACCCGTGCAGCATTGGAAAAAACAATCATTAACAATTTACGCCCTTGGGCCAATGACGAGAATCTGACCGGTCAACATGTCATTGCTATCACCCGCAGCCTCACGCAGTTTCTTGATGATCTGATTGCCCGTGGTGCGCTTTTAGGGGGGCGAGTTTGGTTTGATCGTGATTTGAATTCAAACAGCAATTTACAATTGGGCAAATTGCGGGTGGAATTTGATGCAGAAGAAGTCCCTCCTCTAGAAGATTTGAGTTTCGGGAGCCGGCGCAATGGTGCTTATTTTGACCGTCTGGCGCAAGATATCCAAAAGAAAATGACTTATCAATTTGGCGATACGCTTGAAACTTATCGCAAGGCAGCAAGGAGTGATGTATGA